A single region of the Oryzias melastigma strain HK-1 linkage group LG23, ASM292280v2, whole genome shotgun sequence genome encodes:
- the nrcama gene encoding neuronal cell adhesion molecule a isoform X6: protein MDSNPQWVPGFNVVLLILLSHVTSAFEVPLDPKVLEGLPQPPTITFQSPKDYIFDPREHIVIRCEAKGNPQPSFKWARNGTDFDVESDPKVLMKPGSGTLVIDISGGKAEAYEGTYQCTAENEHGKALTNKIVIRQSRSPLWPKERNEGTVVQKGVSLVLKCRPPAGLPPPVIFWMDNNFQKLQLDERVSQALNGDLYFSNVLPQDAREDYICYARFPHTQTIQQKQPISVVVLDNNPQGERRPRILLPSDPISTKMVLKGVVLQLECIAEGLPTPDVSWQKVGGELPNNRMAFHNFGKILQISDVNESDAGDYHCTAKNKLGSVHHVIKVDVKAAPFWISAPKNLILAPNETGILTCRVNGTPKPKVSWFVNGVPVENAAADRSRKVDDDTVIINNVQIGSSAVYQCNASNEFGYVMANAFVSVLAEPPKMLTPPDQVYQVITNSPAFLDCASFGSPTPTITWFKDGRISIENGDQYVIHKNGTLEITVAQVLNTGKYTCVATNNLGMKENSVNLEVKEPTRILEQPEYKVVQRGMSATFDCTVKHDKSLTPIMTWLKDRGELPDDERFEVDSDSLTIRNVVEGDAGTYTCIMKTSLDQDSASAVLTVVGKPDPPTDLELTDQTERSVQLTWTPGDENNSPIQSFLVQYEDSLHHKGVWVNLTEVDGTRTTTHLELSPYVYYSFRVLARNEVGYSEPSYPSSQYRTNPAAPDENPSNVRGVGSQPDNMVISWMPLTGYQANGPGLKYKVHWKRRDGEENWSSQNVVDKSEFVLTGTPTYVPYEIKVQALNDYGNGPDPEIVIGYSGEDVPLSAPEKVQVKVKDSTLAEVHWEPVNASSVRGQLQGYKVSYQRQRGLLGGEQGQQQEKVIIFSGDQSHGQIPDLQPFSIYTLSINVLNNKGEGPPSSNQTFETPEGVPGPPSFLNVLSPRLDSFSLEWGPPANNNGRLTGYTLRYQPVNRTAEPGTVQELNFFANETTTTLDNLNSSMLYKFYLSAKTIKGSGPTITEEASTAVDTARIQPKVETGKGPTESPHPTLPITQSLQPSIHKGTGAPPAPTVGPAFGTVNASLAEEGVMISWEYFGHHKNVAVQYTLENSKEDWTKEWVNGTHSHMIKGLKPGMSYKVRVVATDEAERTHSSKEVPVTVPAVPNRQVDIATQSWFIGLMCAIALLILVLLIVCFIKRNKGGKYPVKEKEDAHQDPEIQPMKEDDGTFGEYRSIESDMEDHKPLKGSRTPSNGTVRRDESDDSLVDYGEGGDGQFNEDGSFIGQYSGKKEKDTHEGNESSEAPSPVNAMNSFV from the exons ATGGACAGCAATCCACAGTGGGTCCCAGGCTTCAACGTGGTGCTGCTGATTCTGCTGAGTCATGTAACTTCAGCGTTTGAAGTGCCTCTCGATC CTAAAGTGCTGGAAGGAT TGCCTCAACCTCCAACCATAACCTTCCAATCCCCTAAGGATTACATCTTTGACCCGCGGGAGCACATCGTCATCCGCTGCGAGGCCAAAGGGAACCCTCAGCCCAG CTTTAAGTGGGCCAGAAACGGAACCGACTTTGATGTGGAGAGCGACCCCAAAGTCCTGATGAAGCCCGGCTCAGGAACGCTGGTTATCGACATCAGCGGCGGGAAGGCCGAGGCCTACGAGGGGACCTACCAGTGCACGGCTGAGAACGAGCACGGCAAAGCGCTGACCAACAAAATAGTGATCAGGCAGTCAA GGTCCCCCTTGTGGCCGAAGGAGAGAAACGAAGGCACCGTCGTGCAGAAGGGGGTGTCCCTGGTGCTGAAGTGCCGTCCTCCTGCGGGACTCCCGCCTCCTGTCATCTTCTGGATGGATAACA ACTTTCAGAAGCTGCAGCTGGATGAACGGGTGTCCCAGGCCTTGAATGGAGACTTGTACTTTTCTAACGTTCTCCCACAAGATGCGCGGGAGGATTACATTTGCTACGCTCGCTTCCCCCACACACAGACAATCCAGCAGAAACAGCCCATTTCAGTAGTAGTATTAGACA ACAATCCCCAAGGAGAACGGCGGCCTCGTATCCTGTTACCTTCAGACCCCATCAGCACCAAGATGGTTCTGAAGGGAGTAGTTCTGCAGTTGGAGTGCATCGCTGAGGGGTT GCCCACGCCGGACGTCTCCTGGCAGAAGGTGGGGGGAGAGCTTCCAAATAACAGGATGGCGTTCCACAACTTTGGTAAAATCCTGCAAATTTCGGACGTGAATGAATCGGACGCTGGGGATTACCACTGCACGGCCAAGAACAAGCTGGGCTCGGTTCACCACGTCATCAAAGTCGATGTCAAAG CTGCTCCATTCTGGATCAGCGCCCCCAAGAATCTGATCCTTGCCCCCAACGAGACCGGGATTCTAACGTGTCGTGTTAACGGGACCCCAAAACCCAAAGTCAGCTGGTTTGTCAATGGAGTTCCCGTAGAAA ACGCCGCTGCGGACAGAAGCCGCAAAGTGGACGACGACACCGTGATCATCAACAACGTACAGATCGGGTCCAGCGCCGTCTACCAATGCAACGCCTCTAACGAGTTTGGCTACGTCATGGCTAACGCCTTCGTTAGCGTTCTCG CTGAGCCACCAAAGATGCTAACTCCACCCGACCAAGTGTACCAGGTCATCACTAACAGCCCGGCTTTTCTCGACTGTGCTTCCTTTGGCTCACCAACACCAACTATTACATG GTTCAAGGATGGCCGGATCAGCATTGAAAATGGTGATCAGTACGTGATCCATAAGAATGGTACCCTGGAAATCACTGTGGCCCAGGTACTAAATACCGGGAAGTACACCTGCGTTGCCACGAACAACCTTGGGATGAAAGAGAATTCTGTCAACTTGGAAGTTAAAG AGCCCACGCGTATCCTAGAGCAGCCGGAGTACAAGGTGGTGCAGAGAGGAATGAGCGCGACGTTTGATTGTACAGTCAAACATGACAAATCCCTCACTCCCATAATGACTTGGCTGAAGGACAGAGGAGAGCTGCCGGATGATGAGAG GTTTGAGGTGGACTCTGATAGTCTGACCATCAGAAATGTGGTGGAGGGGGATGCGGGAACTTACACTTGCATCATGAAGACGAGTCTGGATCAGGACTCTGCCAGCGCCGTTCTCACTGTAGTCg GTAAACCAGACCCTCCCACTGACTTAGAACTGACTGACCAGACGGAGAGAAGCGTTCAGCTCACCTGGACCCCCGGAGACGAGAACAACAGTCCCATACAGA gcttTTTGGTTCAGTATGAGGACTCGCTGCACCATAAAGGAGTTTGGGTAAACTTAACAGAAGTCGATGGCACCAGAACAACCACCCATCTGGAGCTCTCTCCATACGTGTACTACTCCTTCAGGGTGTTGGCCCGGAATGAGGTCGGCTACAGCGAGCCCAGTTACCCATCAAGCCAATACAGAACCAACCCTGCCG CTCCAGATGAAAACCCGTCAAATGTCCGAGGAGTTGGATCGCAGCCTGATAACATGGTTATTTCCTGGATG CCACTGACAGGTTACCAGGCCAACGGACCGGGTCTCAAGTATAAGGTCCACTGGAAACGAAGAGACGGGGAGGAAAATTGGTCATCACAGAACGTGGTCGACAAGTCTGAGTTTGTTCTTACTGGAACTCCAACCTACGTTCCCTATGAAATCAAAGTTCAGGCTCTGAACGATTACGGCAACGGCCCTGATCCTGAAATAGTGATTGGATACTCTGGGGAAGACG TTCCTCTGTCCGCTCCTGAAAAAGTGCAGGTCAAGGTTAAGGACAGCACGCTAGCTGAGGTACACTGGGAGCCCGTGAACGCCTCCTCGGTTAGAGGGCAACTTCAAGGATACAAg GTGTCCTACCAAAGACAACGCGGTTTGCTTGGGGGAGAGCAAGGACAGCAGCAGGAGAAGGTTATAATTTTCAGCGGAGACCAAAGTCACGGACAGATACCCGACCTTCAACCTTTCAGTATTTACACGCTCTCCATCAACGTTCTCAACAACAAAGGAGAAGGACCTCCTAGCTCCAACCAAACCTTTGAGACCCCCGAGGGAG TTCCAGGACCTCCTTCCTTCCTGAATGTGCTGAGTCCTCGGTTGGACTCCTTCTCACTTGAATGGGGCCCACCAGCCAACAACAATGGCCGCCTCACGGGATACACACTCAGATACCAGCCAG TCAACCGCACAGCTGAACCCGGAACCGTCCAGGAATTAAACTTCTTTGCCAACGAGACGACCACCACCCTGGACAACCTGAACAGCAGTATGCTCTACAAGTTTTACTTAAGCGCCAAGACGATAAAAGGCTCTGGTCCCACCATTACAGAGGAGGCTTCCACTGCCGTGGATACAG CTCGTATTCAGCCCAAAGTAGAGACGGGCAAAG GCCCCACAGAGTCCCCTCACCCAACCCTACCCATCACTCAGTCTCTGCAACCCTCGATTCACAAGGGTACAGGCGCTCCCC CAGCGCCTACCGTTGGCCCCGCGTTTGGTACAGTTAACGCATCTCTAGCAGAGGAAGGTGTAATGATCAGTTGGGAGTACTTTGGACACCATAAGAATGTAGCTGTGCAGTACACTTTAGAGAACA GTAAAGAGGACTGGACAAAGGAGTGGGTTAATGGTACGCACTCGCATATGATAAAGGGTTTAAAGCCGGGGATGTCCTATAAAGTGCGCGTGGTAGCTACAGATGAGGCTGAACGGACGCACAGCTCAAAGGAAGTACCGGTTACGGTGCCAG CCGTGCCAAACCGGCAGGTGGACATCGCCACCCAGAGCTGGTTTATTGGACTGATGTGTGCCATCGCTCTCCTCATTTTGGTTCTTCTCATAGTGTGCTTCATCAAGAGGAACAAAGGTGGAAAATACCCAG TGAAAGAGAAAGAAGATGCTCACCAAGACCCAGAGATCCAGCCTATGAAGGAGGATGATGGGACGTTTGGAGAGTACAG GTCAATAGAGAG TGACATGGAGGACCACAAGCCCTTAAAAGGCAGTCGGACACCGTCCAACGGGACGGTGCGCCGTGATGAAAGCGATGACAGTTTGGTGGACTACGGGGAGGGCGGGGACGGACAGTTCAACGAAGACGGCTCCTTCATAGGCCAGTACAGTGGCAAGAAAGAGAAAGACACGCACGAAGGCAACGAGAGCTCGGAGGCGCCCTCGCCCGTCAATGCAATGAACTCGTTCGTCTAG